Proteins co-encoded in one Dasypus novemcinctus isolate mDasNov1 chromosome 18, mDasNov1.1.hap2, whole genome shotgun sequence genomic window:
- the TEX101 gene encoding testis-expressed protein 101, which translates to MGTCHIPGLLFLSLLGAFSLSLAQPLYCNKGKTMYVDRNSITAFNWTTEKVDTCDNGTFCQETLLVFQAGTETAILASKGCTTGDMEMITFVQHTPPPGLVAVSYSSYCQDSLCNDKNMISLFWKSEMTSGSIVSPTLYCPTCVALGTCLRAPSLPCPNGTTRCYEGKLQITGEDIDSVVEIKGCTATIGCRLMTGILTIGPLTVTETCQYQPVVQPRRVENEAVWLPISLWRLELLLLLLLLLLLQPLVHCS; encoded by the exons ATGGGAACCTGTCATATCCCTGGTTTGCTGTTCCTCTCCCTCCTCGGAGCCTTCTCCCTGAGTT TAGCCCAACCTTTGTATTGTAACAAGGGTAAAACCATGTACGTAGACAGGAATTCTATCACTGCATTTAACTGGACCACAGAGAAGGTTGATACTTGTGACAATGGAACATTTTGCCAGGAAACTTTGCTGGTGTTTCAAGCAG GAACCGAGACTGCTATTCTGGCCTCGAAGGGCTGCACGACTGGAGACATGGAGATGATAACCTTTGTCCAGCACACCCCACCCCCTGGCCTGGTGGCAGTCTCTTACAGTAGCTACTGCCAGGACTCCCTCTGCAATGACAAAAACATGATATCTCTGTTTTGGAAGTCAGAAATGACCTCAG GTTCCATCGTGTCACCAACCCTCTACTGCCCAACCTGTGTGGCTTTGGGTACTTGTCTCCGTGCCCCTTCTCTTCCCTGTCCCAATGGCACAACTCGCTGCTATGAAGGAAAACTTCAGATCACTGGAG AAGACATAGACTCGGTTGTGGAGATCAAAGGCTGTACTGCCACGATTGGTTGCAGGCTGATGACTGGGATCCTAACTATAGGACCCTTGACGGTGACGGAAACATGCCAATACCAACCTGTTGTTCAACCCCGGAGGGTTGAAAATGAGGCCGTCTGGCTTCCCATCTCACTTTGGAGGTtagagctgctgctgctgctgctgctactgctgctgctaCAACCCCTTGTCCATTGTTCCTGA